A region from the Beduinella massiliensis genome encodes:
- a CDS encoding ABC transporter permease subunit has protein sequence MTACRLKSRKPIRQRLKQYWPAYLLLLPVVIWYLIFCYAPMGGLVIAFKKYSVIRGIADSPWVGWQNFEKLFSSAAFVRSIKNTLIISGLNLLVGFPIPIVFAILLNEMRYMRFKKLVQTVSYLPHFISWSVAGGMVYMLLSPSTGAISAVVRALGGQPQNYLGLSKYFRTIVVASHVWKSIGWSAIIYMAAISSVDEQLYEAALIDGAGRFARIWHVTLPGIRSIISIQLILAVGNILTVSFDQIFILINDLTLEVGETIDYFIYRVGLGSSNNFSLATASGMLKSVIGLALVLVTNAVCRKLTDGEGIW, from the coding sequence ATGACGGCATGCAGATTGAAGTCTAGAAAACCCATCCGTCAAAGATTGAAGCAGTACTGGCCCGCTTACCTGCTGCTGCTTCCGGTTGTTATCTGGTATCTGATCTTCTGCTACGCGCCGATGGGCGGGCTGGTGATCGCCTTCAAGAAGTACAGCGTGATCCGCGGCATCGCCGACAGCCCCTGGGTCGGCTGGCAGAACTTTGAAAAGCTGTTTTCCTCCGCCGCTTTCGTTCGCTCGATCAAGAATACGCTCATCATCAGCGGGCTGAATTTGCTGGTCGGCTTCCCGATTCCGATCGTCTTTGCGATTCTGCTCAATGAAATGCGCTATATGCGCTTTAAAAAGCTCGTTCAAACGGTCAGCTACCTGCCGCACTTCATCTCCTGGTCCGTCGCGGGCGGCATGGTCTACATGCTGCTTTCGCCCAGCACCGGCGCGATCAGCGCGGTGGTGAGGGCGCTGGGCGGCCAGCCGCAGAACTACCTGGGATTGAGCAAGTACTTCCGCACGATCGTGGTCGCCTCGCACGTGTGGAAATCCATCGGCTGGTCCGCCATCATCTACATGGCCGCCATCTCCTCCGTGGACGAGCAGTTGTACGAGGCGGCGCTGATCGACGGCGCGGGGCGTTTCGCCCGCATCTGGCACGTGACGCTGCCCGGCATCCGCAGCATCATTTCCATCCAGCTCATTTTAGCCGTAGGCAACATCCTGACCGTCAGCTTTGACCAGATCTTTATCCTGATCAACGACCTGACGCTGGAGGTGGGCGAAACCATCGATTACTTCATTTACCGTGTCGGCCTGGGTTCCTCCAACAACTTCAGCCTTGCGACGGCGTCCGGCATGCTCAAGTCCGTGATCGGCCTTGCGCTGGTTCTGGTCACCAATGCGGTTTGCCGCAAGCTGACCGACGGGGAGGGAATCTGGTAA
- a CDS encoding ABC transporter permease subunit: protein MKIKKKPVDYAFESVNVLLMLLVLVCTLYPFWYVLVGSVSSVGHLIKNGFVLWPDGLNLDAYQQVFRNSLIPTAYRNTICITLAGTAISMVLTILGAYVLTIKKLPGRTAITFFFVFTMLFSGGLVPTYLVVSELELLDTLWALILPSAVSTYNLVLMRNFFQSVPDSLYEAASIEGETLVGYLLHILLPLSGAAIATIALFYAVGYWNDYFKSLIYIRDNTLWPMQTVLRQALQTAQFNTMMYDDSAQTLASETLKDAMIVVTVVPILCVYPFVQKYFVKGVMVGSLKG, encoded by the coding sequence ATGAAGATCAAGAAGAAGCCCGTGGATTACGCGTTTGAGAGCGTCAACGTGCTGCTGATGCTGCTGGTGCTCGTCTGCACGCTGTATCCGTTCTGGTACGTTCTGGTTGGCTCCGTTTCCAGCGTAGGCCATCTGATCAAAAACGGCTTCGTGCTCTGGCCGGATGGGCTGAACCTGGACGCCTATCAGCAGGTATTCCGCAACAGCCTTATTCCCACCGCTTACCGCAACACGATATGCATCACCCTCGCAGGCACCGCGATCAGCATGGTGCTGACCATTCTGGGCGCGTACGTCCTCACGATCAAAAAGCTGCCCGGGCGCACAGCAATCACGTTTTTCTTCGTCTTCACCATGCTGTTCAGCGGCGGACTGGTGCCCACCTATCTGGTGGTGAGCGAGCTGGAGCTGCTCGATACGCTTTGGGCGCTGATCCTTCCCAGTGCTGTGAGCACCTATAACCTGGTGCTGATGCGAAATTTCTTTCAGAGCGTGCCAGACAGCCTGTACGAGGCGGCATCTATCGAGGGAGAGACGCTGGTGGGGTATCTGCTCCACATCCTGCTGCCGCTTTCCGGCGCGGCGATCGCTACCATCGCGCTCTTTTACGCCGTGGGCTATTGGAATGATTACTTCAAGAGTTTGATCTACATTCGGGACAACACCCTCTGGCCCATGCAGACCGTACTGCGCCAGGCGCTGCAGACGGCGCAGTTCAACACCATGATGTACGACGACTCCGCGCAGACCCTGGCATCCGAAACCCTGAAGGACGCCATGATCGTGGTGACGGTCGTGCCCATCCTGTGCGTGTATCCCTTCGTGCAGAAGTACTTCGTGAAGGGCGTCATGGTCGGATCTCTCAAGGGCTGA
- a CDS encoding extracellular solute-binding protein: MKKSLSLVMVLMLLLSALPAFGVAEGEPVKLDVFYATSRPMNDATELTHQYIKDTLGVDVNLIQGDSSNFVQQLALYISSGDMPDVIWCDYNVWMEYAKEGAWADLSAYLTDANADLMSYVGDNWVYMTMDDQVLGVPSMLDVPSSHVTFLRQDWLTKLGLESPKTLDEFTEVMRAFKTQDPDGNGKDDTYGLSGAGADYLSFLMGAFGASSEEDYFLNDDGTITTNAISEEYRAALRYLRDIYAEGLIDPEMFTCTYEQAQAKWGRGEMGIWSAWWSHGGNAYSRFDFGALQPDANVQAVLPPVGADGKSGNLYSAPFTSVVGISYLCTPEEVEAAVKLLNFQAGGYGYRVCQYGVENEFFDWDEATNTTTWYWGVNDNKSKSGKYEITDMEVYKMLFHEDWQAQANALVDTPASKLHTAGSDMRYVEPAREDVFCMFLTDEYIENNAELKTFFKTNMLAFIMGEKDIETDWDAYVKEYLSMGGEATRQSQLAAYNAAYGTACTFAE; the protein is encoded by the coding sequence GTGAAAAAATCTCTATCTCTCGTGATGGTTCTCATGCTGCTGCTGTCGGCGCTGCCGGCGTTCGGCGTGGCTGAAGGAGAACCAGTGAAGCTGGACGTGTTCTACGCCACCTCACGCCCCATGAACGACGCGACGGAGCTCACGCACCAGTACATCAAGGACACGCTCGGCGTGGACGTGAACCTGATTCAGGGCGACAGCAGCAACTTCGTGCAGCAGCTGGCGCTGTACATCTCCAGCGGCGACATGCCGGACGTCATCTGGTGCGACTACAACGTATGGATGGAATACGCCAAGGAAGGCGCGTGGGCTGACCTGAGCGCTTACCTGACCGACGCGAACGCGGATCTCATGAGCTACGTGGGCGACAACTGGGTCTACATGACGATGGACGACCAGGTGCTGGGCGTGCCGAGCATGCTGGACGTGCCCTCCAGCCACGTGACCTTCCTGCGTCAGGACTGGCTTACCAAGCTGGGCCTCGAATCCCCCAAGACGCTGGACGAGTTCACCGAAGTGATGCGCGCCTTTAAGACGCAGGATCCCGACGGAAACGGCAAGGACGACACCTACGGCCTGAGCGGCGCGGGCGCGGACTATCTCTCCTTCCTCATGGGCGCTTTCGGCGCGTCGAGCGAGGAGGACTACTTCCTGAACGACGACGGCACCATCACCACCAACGCCATCAGCGAAGAGTACCGGGCGGCGCTGCGCTACCTGCGGGACATCTACGCTGAAGGTCTGATCGACCCGGAAATGTTTACCTGTACCTATGAGCAGGCCCAGGCAAAGTGGGGCCGCGGCGAAATGGGCATCTGGTCCGCGTGGTGGAGCCACGGCGGCAACGCTTATTCGCGGTTTGACTTTGGCGCCCTGCAGCCCGATGCAAACGTGCAGGCGGTTCTGCCCCCTGTCGGCGCGGACGGCAAGAGCGGAAACCTCTACTCGGCGCCCTTTACCTCCGTGGTCGGCATCAGCTACCTGTGCACGCCCGAAGAAGTGGAAGCGGCGGTGAAGCTGCTCAACTTCCAAGCGGGCGGCTACGGCTACCGCGTGTGCCAGTACGGCGTCGAGAACGAGTTCTTCGATTGGGACGAGGCGACCAACACCACCACCTGGTACTGGGGCGTGAACGACAACAAGTCCAAGTCCGGCAAGTACGAAATTACGGACATGGAGGTCTACAAGATGCTCTTCCACGAGGACTGGCAGGCGCAGGCCAACGCCCTGGTCGATACGCCGGCGAGCAAGCTGCACACCGCAGGCTCCGACATGCGTTACGTGGAACCCGCGCGCGAGGACGTCTTCTGCATGTTCCTTACGGACGAGTACATCGAGAACAACGCCGAGCTGAAGACCTTCTTCAAGACGAATATGCTGGCCTTCATCATGGGCGAGAAGGACATCGAAACCGATTGGGATGCCTACGTCAAGGAATACCTGAGCATGGGCGGCGAAGCGACGCGTCAGTCTCAGCTTGCGGCCTACAACGCAGCGTACGGCACCGCCTGCACGTTCGCGGAATAA
- a CDS encoding sensor histidine kinase, whose protein sequence is MPGFPRDSLARKMMLWFTLVILVPSVVLSIFLYGTAAGRYYDTLVEDDYAILGMACENIRNSSAMVENIVEVLSFNRDVLKLLTDERMSQYSRVIMQQNEVQEALAQSRAFLSPLEANIVLFARDERVPVSYWYLLNLNSALDTPDYQAFAQSGRSDAWVGMGMIYPPSTVIFPDSNREMFCYYRSVISGLGQSAGVLKCGVAKEKLFSAVDIPNFDGDVYVLGDGGAIYQSAGAPALPDGLDAGARRQMADGKLYLTRSIDALGVRLMMGIDSGKIMRQALQSGIPQLLAGLASSLFILLATWTFLRSIQKRLDQAVAFTKQVREGNLDIAFPDPGENEIGQLIVSFNSLMGQLQAEARERIKHEKAEKRALRLALQYQVNPHFLFNTLNWIQMTAELGVERELLSQAITLLGKLLRYNLNEQATATLEEERDNTRSYVQLMNMRKHDIVSLEFRTDNLPDDMLLIRFLFQPICENAIQHGIVGDRQLHIVVSGSIEGAWAHFDIENDGAMISEEKLANLDIHSKEAQSRGGVGLANVFARIRLLYGPDSELTITSRPGLTRVSVSFKYAQDVGAANEKKGEDAHAAADRG, encoded by the coding sequence ATGCCCGGATTTCCCAGGGACTCCCTGGCCCGCAAGATGATGCTGTGGTTCACGCTCGTCATCCTGGTGCCGTCCGTGGTGCTGTCCATCTTTTTGTACGGGACGGCGGCCGGACGGTATTACGACACGCTGGTAGAGGACGACTATGCCATCCTCGGCATGGCGTGCGAGAACATCAGGAACAGCTCGGCCATGGTGGAAAACATCGTGGAAGTGCTGTCGTTTAACCGGGACGTGCTCAAGCTTCTGACGGACGAGCGAATGAGCCAATACAGCCGGGTCATCATGCAGCAAAATGAGGTGCAGGAGGCGCTGGCGCAGTCCCGCGCCTTTTTGTCGCCGCTGGAGGCGAACATCGTGCTCTTCGCCCGGGACGAGCGCGTGCCTGTCAGCTACTGGTATCTGCTGAACCTGAACAGCGCGCTGGACACACCGGACTATCAGGCGTTCGCGCAGAGCGGCCGAAGCGACGCATGGGTGGGCATGGGCATGATCTACCCGCCCAGCACCGTCATCTTCCCGGACAGCAACCGCGAAATGTTTTGCTATTACCGCAGCGTGATTTCGGGGCTCGGGCAGAGCGCGGGCGTACTCAAGTGCGGGGTCGCGAAGGAAAAGCTCTTTTCTGCCGTCGATATTCCCAACTTTGACGGGGACGTCTACGTGCTGGGGGACGGCGGTGCCATTTATCAAAGCGCCGGAGCGCCGGCGCTGCCCGACGGACTGGACGCGGGAGCGAGACGCCAGATGGCGGACGGGAAGCTTTATCTTACCCGATCCATCGACGCGCTGGGCGTGCGGCTCATGATGGGCATAGACAGCGGGAAGATCATGCGGCAGGCGCTTCAAAGCGGCATTCCGCAGCTGCTGGCAGGGCTTGCAAGCAGCCTGTTTATCCTGCTGGCTACCTGGACGTTTCTGCGCTCAATCCAAAAGCGGCTGGACCAGGCCGTGGCGTTCACCAAGCAGGTGCGAGAGGGGAACCTCGACATCGCCTTTCCGGATCCGGGGGAAAACGAAATCGGGCAGCTGATCGTGTCGTTCAATTCCCTGATGGGCCAGCTTCAGGCGGAGGCGCGGGAGCGAATCAAGCACGAAAAGGCGGAAAAGCGAGCCCTTCGCCTCGCGCTTCAGTACCAGGTGAACCCGCACTTTCTGTTCAACACCCTGAACTGGATTCAGATGACGGCGGAGCTCGGCGTGGAGAGGGAGCTGCTTTCGCAGGCCATCACCCTGCTGGGCAAGCTGCTGCGCTATAACCTGAACGAGCAGGCCACAGCCACGCTCGAGGAGGAGCGAGACAACACCCGCAGCTACGTGCAGCTCATGAACATGCGCAAGCACGACATCGTTTCCCTGGAATTCAGGACGGACAACCTGCCGGACGACATGCTGTTGATCCGCTTTCTCTTTCAGCCGATCTGCGAAAACGCCATTCAGCACGGTATCGTTGGGGACAGGCAGCTGCACATCGTCGTCAGCGGCTCCATCGAGGGCGCGTGGGCGCACTTTGACATCGAAAACGACGGCGCGATGATTTCCGAAGAGAAGCTGGCAAATCTCGACATTCACAGTAAAGAGGCGCAGAGCCGAGGCGGCGTTGGCCTCGCAAACGTCTTCGCGCGGATACGGCTGCTGTACGGACCGGATTCGGAGCTGACGATCACCTCCCGGCCTGGCTTGACCCGGGTAAGCGTCTCCTTCAAGTACGCGCAGGACGTGGGGGCTGCGAATGAAAAGAAAGGGGAGGATGCGCATGCGGCTGCTGATCGTGGATGA
- a CDS encoding response regulator transcription factor: MRLLIVDDDELTCRGMQARIRDMRFEALQEVEIAFSAEEALSYAQAFKVDVLLTDVRMVDMNGLELIAEIQRTNPKILSVIMTAYANFEYAHQAIKLGVVDFLLKPFSKEEMQQTLQKVIEQAAARRDSPPTQPEDDLASEPIAWAKNYVRQHLDQEINMSLVANKLNLSYSYFSKLFKQQTGQSFSAYITDEKMKAAGNLLRSGRKTNEVALGLGYHTPQNFNRAFLRYWNCTPGEYRRRSGKRQKDAPQ; the protein is encoded by the coding sequence ATGCGGCTGCTGATCGTGGATGACGACGAGCTGACCTGCCGCGGGATGCAGGCGCGGATACGGGACATGCGCTTTGAGGCGCTTCAGGAGGTAGAGATCGCCTTTTCGGCGGAGGAAGCGCTGAGCTATGCACAGGCCTTCAAGGTGGACGTCCTCCTGACGGACGTCCGGATGGTGGACATGAACGGGCTTGAGCTGATCGCGGAAATACAGCGGACCAATCCGAAGATCCTGAGCGTCATCATGACCGCTTACGCGAATTTTGAATACGCCCACCAGGCCATCAAGCTGGGCGTGGTGGACTTTCTGCTGAAGCCCTTCAGCAAGGAGGAAATGCAGCAGACCCTGCAAAAGGTCATCGAACAGGCCGCCGCCCGGCGCGATTCCCCACCCACGCAGCCGGAGGACGACCTCGCAAGCGAGCCCATCGCCTGGGCGAAGAATTACGTGCGCCAACACCTGGATCAGGAGATCAACATGTCGCTGGTGGCGAACAAGCTGAACCTGAGCTACAGCTATTTCAGCAAGCTCTTCAAGCAGCAGACGGGGCAGAGCTTTTCCGCCTACATTACCGACGAGAAGATGAAAGCGGCGGGGAACCTGCTGCGCTCGGGCAGGAAGACGAACGAGGTGGCGCTGGGGCTTGGCTATCACACGCCCCAGAATTTCAACCGCGCGTTCCTGCGCTACTGGAACTGTACGCCCGGAGAATACCGGCGGAGGAGCGGAAAGCGGCAGAAGGATGCGCCGCAGTAA
- a CDS encoding NAD-dependent protein deacylase — MPDALQTLSGWVRESRSIVFFGGAGVSTESGIPDFRSVDGLYSQHYAYPPETILSHAFFLRHTEEFFRFYREKMLFTDKQPNAAHKKLALWEREGKLKAVVTQNIDGLHQMAGSQNVLELHGSIHRNHCVKCGRAFPLSFVQESRGIPRCPCGGVVKPDVVLYEESLDADVIDRSVAAIAGADMLIVGGTSLTVYPAASFIDLYRGSRLVLVNKGQTPKDGAADLVLREPIGEVFAQLP; from the coding sequence ATGCCTGATGCACTTCAAACGCTCTCCGGTTGGGTCAGGGAAAGCCGCTCCATCGTCTTCTTCGGCGGGGCGGGCGTCTCCACCGAAAGCGGTATCCCGGACTTTCGCAGCGTCGACGGGCTGTACAGCCAGCATTACGCGTATCCACCCGAAACGATCCTCAGCCATGCGTTCTTTCTGCGCCATACGGAGGAATTCTTTCGCTTTTACCGTGAAAAGATGCTCTTCACAGACAAGCAGCCCAACGCGGCGCACAAAAAGCTCGCGCTGTGGGAGCGTGAAGGAAAGCTTAAGGCCGTCGTCACGCAGAATATCGACGGTTTGCATCAGATGGCAGGCAGCCAAAATGTGCTGGAGCTGCACGGCAGCATTCACCGCAACCACTGCGTGAAATGCGGCCGCGCCTTTCCGCTCTCCTTTGTCCAGGAAAGCAGGGGCATTCCCCGCTGCCCCTGCGGCGGCGTCGTGAAGCCCGACGTGGTGCTCTACGAGGAATCGCTCGACGCGGACGTCATCGACCGGTCGGTTGCTGCGATCGCGGGGGCGGACATGCTCATCGTCGGCGGCACCTCTCTGACGGTCTATCCTGCGGCCAGCTTCATCGATCTGTATCGGGGAAGCCGTCTCGTCCTCGTCAACAAAGGACAGACGCCCAAGGACGGCGCCGCAGACCTCGTCCTGCGCGAGCCCATCGGCGAGGTGTTCGCACAGCTCCCCTGA
- a CDS encoding FeoB-associated Cys-rich membrane protein — protein sequence MNLLDLLILLAVAVAFFFALRAYRRGKGRCGGSCGGCPYAGSCHSVHKKERADD from the coding sequence ATGAATCTACTCGACCTTCTCATTCTCCTGGCCGTCGCCGTCGCATTTTTCTTCGCTCTGCGCGCGTATCGCCGCGGCAAGGGACGCTGCGGCGGCTCGTGCGGAGGCTGCCCCTATGCGGGCAGCTGCCACAGCGTTCATAAGAAAGAGCGCGCGGACGACTGA
- the feoB gene encoding ferrous iron transport protein B → MIFALAGNQNCGKTTLFNQLTGSNQHVGNFPGVTVEQKSGIIRGHKDMTVVDLPGIYSIRPYTSEEIVTRDFLLSGHPDGIINIIDATNIERNLYLTLQLIETGIPMVLALNMMDEVRSNGGSIDVKALSAELGIPVVPISAAKNEGIEELISEAERTVRERVVPKRVDFCSGAVHRCIHAITHLIEDHAQRIGVNPRFAATKVVESDEPMLKALELNQNELDMLEHSISEMESEVGLDRNAAMADMRYTFIEQLCDKAVEKCHESREHRRSVAIDNVLTHKVFAIPIFLCIMLLVFYLTFGVIGAALSDLLSLGIDSLTNLTDAALTAYGLNPVVHSLVIDGIFAGVGSVLSFLPIIVTLFFFLSILEDSGYMARVAFVMDKLLRKIGLSGRSFVPMLIGFGCSVPAIMATRTLSSERDRKMTILLTPFMSCSAKLPIYAVFSAAFFPGKEPLVMIGLYALGMVVGVLVGLLFKNTAFRGNPVPFVMELPNYRFPSLRSVALLMWDKAQDFIERAFTIIFAATIIIWFLQTFDMRLNVVADSRDSLLAALGQWISPIFAPLGFSDWRVSTALITGFTAKEAVVSTLAVLTGTNIAGLATALASLFTPLTAFSFLTFTLLYTPCVAAIAAVRREMGSRRAAVYVALMQCGIAWLVAFLLYHAALLIF, encoded by the coding sequence ATGATCTTTGCATTGGCAGGCAATCAGAACTGCGGCAAGACGACGCTGTTCAACCAGCTGACGGGCTCCAACCAGCATGTCGGCAATTTCCCCGGCGTCACCGTCGAGCAAAAGAGCGGCATCATCCGCGGCCACAAGGACATGACCGTGGTGGACCTGCCCGGCATCTACTCCATTCGTCCTTACACGTCCGAGGAAATCGTGACCCGCGACTTTTTGCTGAGCGGGCACCCGGACGGCATCATCAACATCATCGACGCGACGAATATCGAGCGAAACCTCTACCTCACGCTTCAGCTGATCGAGACGGGCATCCCCATGGTGCTCGCGCTCAACATGATGGACGAGGTGCGCTCCAATGGCGGCTCCATCGACGTCAAGGCGCTGAGCGCCGAGCTGGGCATCCCTGTCGTCCCCATCAGCGCCGCGAAAAACGAGGGTATCGAGGAGCTCATCAGCGAGGCGGAGCGCACGGTGCGCGAGCGCGTCGTCCCCAAGCGCGTGGACTTCTGCTCCGGCGCGGTGCATCGCTGCATTCACGCCATCACCCACCTGATCGAGGATCATGCCCAGCGCATCGGCGTGAACCCCCGCTTTGCCGCCACCAAGGTCGTTGAGAGCGACGAGCCCATGCTCAAGGCGCTTGAGCTCAACCAGAACGAACTGGACATGCTCGAGCACAGCATCTCCGAAATGGAGTCGGAGGTCGGGCTCGACCGCAACGCCGCCATGGCCGACATGCGCTATACGTTCATCGAGCAGCTCTGCGACAAGGCGGTCGAAAAGTGCCACGAGAGCCGCGAGCACCGGCGCAGCGTCGCGATCGACAACGTGCTCACGCATAAGGTCTTCGCGATTCCGATCTTCCTGTGCATCATGCTGCTCGTCTTTTACCTCACGTTCGGCGTCATCGGCGCGGCGCTGAGCGATCTGCTCAGCCTGGGCATCGACAGCCTGACGAATCTGACGGACGCTGCGCTCACCGCCTACGGGCTCAACCCCGTGGTGCATAGCCTCGTCATCGACGGCATCTTCGCGGGCGTAGGCAGCGTGCTTTCCTTCCTGCCCATCATCGTGACCCTCTTTTTCTTCCTCTCCATCCTGGAGGACAGCGGCTACATGGCGCGCGTCGCCTTCGTCATGGATAAGCTGCTGCGCAAGATCGGCCTGTCGGGCCGCAGCTTCGTGCCGATGTTGATCGGCTTCGGCTGCTCGGTGCCCGCCATCATGGCGACCCGCACGCTTTCCAGCGAGCGCGACCGCAAGATGACGATCCTGCTCACCCCCTTCATGAGCTGCAGCGCGAAGCTTCCGATCTACGCGGTCTTCTCCGCAGCCTTCTTCCCGGGGAAGGAGCCGCTGGTGATGATCGGCCTGTACGCACTGGGCATGGTCGTGGGCGTGCTGGTGGGTCTGCTGTTCAAAAATACCGCCTTCCGCGGCAATCCCGTGCCCTTCGTCATGGAGCTGCCCAACTACCGCTTCCCCTCGCTGCGCTCCGTCGCGCTGCTGATGTGGGATAAGGCCCAAGACTTCATCGAGCGCGCCTTCACCATCATCTTCGCGGCCACGATCATCATCTGGTTCCTGCAGACGTTCGACATGCGCCTCAACGTCGTCGCGGACAGCCGGGACAGCCTGCTCGCCGCGCTCGGCCAGTGGATCTCGCCCATCTTCGCGCCGCTGGGCTTCAGCGACTGGCGCGTTTCCACCGCGCTGATCACCGGCTTTACGGCCAAGGAAGCCGTCGTCAGCACGTTGGCCGTCCTGACGGGCACCAACATCGCGGGCCTGGCCACGGCGCTCGCATCCCTCTTTACGCCGCTGACGGCCTTCAGCTTCCTCACCTTCACCCTGCTGTACACGCCCTGCGTCGCCGCCATCGCCGCCGTCCGGCGCGAGATGGGCTCGCGCCGCGCCGCCGTCTACGTCGCGCTGATGCAGTGCGGCATTGCCTGGCTCGTCGCTTTCCTGCTCTACCATGCCGCGCTTCTGATTTTCTGA
- a CDS encoding FeoA domain-containing protein → MTLDQLPIGKSSRIIQVGGEGALRCRLLDMGLTPRTRVTVRKVAPMGDPIELMLRGYELTIRLEDAQKIEIEEMRA, encoded by the coding sequence ATGACGCTCGACCAGCTTCCCATCGGCAAATCCTCCCGCATTATCCAGGTCGGCGGCGAGGGCGCGCTGCGCTGCCGTCTGTTGGATATGGGGCTCACCCCGCGCACCCGGGTAACCGTCAGAAAGGTCGCGCCCATGGGCGACCCCATCGAGCTGATGCTGCGCGGCTATGAGCTCACCATCCGCCTGGAGGACGCACAAAAGATTGAGATTGAGGAGATGCGCGCATGA
- a CDS encoding inorganic diphosphatase: protein MNIWHDVSPDKITPERFVAVIEIKKGCKNKYELDKETGFLKLDRVLYTSTHYPANYGFIPRTYAQDDDPLDVLVLCSEAIEPLTLVSCRPIGMIEMVDGEERDEKIIAVPLGDPNYNYMFDISQLPAHVLEEMGHFFTVYKSLEGKETVVRQATDRDHAVRAISQAIERYNEKYVKGEEKA, encoded by the coding sequence ATGAACATTTGGCATGACGTATCCCCCGATAAGATCACGCCGGAGCGCTTTGTGGCGGTGATCGAGATCAAGAAGGGCTGCAAGAACAAGTACGAGCTGGACAAGGAGACGGGCTTTTTAAAGCTCGACCGCGTGCTGTACACCTCCACGCATTATCCGGCCAATTACGGCTTCATTCCCCGTACCTACGCGCAGGACGACGACCCGCTGGACGTGCTGGTGCTGTGCAGCGAGGCGATCGAGCCGCTGACGCTCGTCTCCTGCCGCCCGATCGGCATGATCGAGATGGTGGACGGCGAGGAGCGCGACGAGAAGATCATCGCCGTGCCGCTGGGCGACCCGAACTACAACTACATGTTCGACATCAGCCAGCTGCCCGCCCACGTGCTGGAGGAGATGGGACACTTTTTCACGGTCTACAAGAGCCTGGAGGGCAAGGAGACGGTGGTGCGCCAGGCAACCGACCGCGACCACGCGGTGCGCGCCATCTCGCAGGCGATCGAGCGCTATAACGAAAAGTACGTCAAGGGAGAGGAAAAGGCATGA
- a CDS encoding 2-dehydropantoate 2-reductase: MRIAVLGAGAMGSLYGGYLSRQNEVYLVDRSPEKAALISERGVTIHEKEGKAVYYPGCVTDSSNLGRMDLVILFTKAMFSRDALEKNKGLIGPDTYLLTLQNGAGHEEVLAPYAARDHIAIGTTEHNCSVLSPCEISHGGGGRTNLGLAYGDSQALAGVKDAFEACGFATMLHDNIRRLIWDKLFINASSSVVSGVLQVHQGFLLSSAWGWGMVESLVREAVAVACAQGQDFRCEEVLSHVRAVVSSAPAGFTSIYADLKNGRRTEVDTISGAVLRAAEQAGVAAPSHALMVCLVHAMEEKSAQRN; this comes from the coding sequence ATGAGAATCGCGGTGCTGGGCGCGGGCGCGATGGGCTCGCTCTACGGCGGCTATCTCTCGCGCCAAAACGAGGTTTATCTGGTGGATCGCAGCCCGGAAAAGGCGGCGCTCATCAGCGAACGCGGCGTCACCATTCATGAGAAGGAGGGGAAGGCCGTCTATTATCCCGGATGCGTGACGGATTCCTCTAACCTTGGAAGGATGGATCTGGTGATCCTCTTCACCAAGGCGATGTTCAGCCGCGACGCGCTTGAAAAGAACAAGGGACTGATCGGCCCGGACACGTACCTGCTGACGCTGCAAAACGGCGCGGGCCACGAGGAGGTTCTCGCGCCCTACGCGGCGCGCGACCACATCGCTATCGGCACCACGGAACACAACTGTTCCGTGCTCTCGCCCTGCGAAATCAGCCACGGCGGCGGGGGAAGGACCAACCTCGGCCTCGCCTACGGCGACAGCCAGGCGCTTGCGGGCGTAAAGGATGCGTTCGAGGCCTGCGGCTTTGCGACCATGCTGCACGACAACATCCGCCGCCTCATCTGGGACAAGCTGTTCATCAACGCATCCTCCAGCGTCGTCAGCGGCGTTTTGCAGGTTCATCAGGGCTTCCTGCTGTCGAGTGCATGGGGCTGGGGGATGGTCGAAAGCCTCGTGCGCGAGGCGGTTGCCGTCGCCTGCGCGCAGGGACAGGATTTTCGCTGCGAGGAGGTTCTCTCGCACGTGCGTGCGGTCGTAAGCAGCGCGCCAGCCGGATTCACGTCGATCTATGCGGACCTCAAAAACGGCCGCCGCACCGAGGTGGATACGATTTCCGGCGCGGTTTTGCGCGCCGCAGAGCAGGCGGGCGTCGCCGCGCCTTCGCACGCGCTGATGGTGTGCCTCGTGCACGCGATGGAAGAAAAATCCGCACAGCGGAATTGA